Proteins found in one Palaeococcus ferrophilus DSM 13482 genomic segment:
- a CDS encoding DMT family transporter, whose translation MTHHYGYVSAVLAALLFGISSTLNKIALKTVHPMIIAGSIYLTAGIVLMFLRFTPVKEKILERLEFKVKTQEVFSRRDLLLLTFIVLFGSFLAPLLFMFGLSKTTAVNASLLLNTETLFTVLIALMVFKEKASRRGILGILLILIGAAVISTENFMEVELSKGILGNILIILAGLSWAIDNNLSKLLSVKRDLLLVTSLKGLSGGSALLVLASLIGIPLHIPLQSLPYVLTVGAFSIGFSIVLFLFALREIGAMRTGAIFSTSSLIGAFFAFLILGEGFGIAKALFGILMFLGVYLLSLDEF comes from the coding sequence ATGACCCACCACTACGGCTATGTAAGTGCAGTTTTGGCAGCCCTGCTCTTTGGAATAAGCTCAACGCTGAATAAAATAGCCCTTAAAACTGTTCACCCCATGATAATAGCAGGAAGTATCTACCTGACAGCTGGAATAGTTTTAATGTTCCTCCGTTTTACGCCCGTCAAAGAGAAGATCCTTGAAAGACTTGAATTTAAAGTCAAAACCCAAGAGGTCTTCTCAAGGCGAGATTTACTGTTGTTAACTTTTATCGTGCTTTTTGGCTCCTTCTTGGCGCCGCTCTTATTCATGTTTGGACTGAGTAAGACAACGGCCGTAAATGCTTCCCTCCTGCTCAACACGGAAACTCTGTTCACAGTTTTAATAGCCCTCATGGTCTTTAAGGAGAAAGCCTCAAGAAGAGGCATCCTAGGAATTCTCTTAATTTTAATTGGGGCCGCTGTGATCTCGACGGAGAACTTCATGGAGGTAGAGCTCAGCAAGGGTATCCTCGGGAATATTTTAATAATCTTAGCGGGCCTTTCATGGGCGATAGACAACAATCTGAGCAAGCTCCTGAGCGTTAAGCGAGATCTTCTATTGGTGACTTCTCTAAAAGGACTTTCTGGGGGAAGTGCATTGTTAGTTTTAGCTTCTCTAATTGGAATCCCCCTTCACATCCCACTTCAGAGCCTTCCATATGTATTGACGGTCGGTGCCTTCAGTATAGGCTTTTCCATCGTGCTCTTCCTCTTTGCCCTCAGGGAGATTGGGGCGATGAGGACGGGTGCGATTTTCTCAACCTCATCACTAATTGGTGCGTTCTTTGCTTTTCTCATACTTGGAGAAGGTTTTGGAATAGCTAAAGCGCTTTTTGGCATTTTAATGTTCCTCGGGGTATATCTGCTTTCTCTGGATGAATTTTAA
- the merA gene encoding mercury(II) reductase, which translates to MGEYDFVIIGGGAAGFAAALKADELGVRTLMVNRGPIGGTCVNVGCVPTKYLLSAFELKRKALFSPYPGMEFSIEKFDFAELMEGKERLVRKLRKEKYEKVIEGLENVDYVDGSARFTSRDTVNVDGKRFRFKKALIATGSKARIIPLKGLEAVRERVLTHVEALNLREVPDSVIVIGGRAQALEFAQVFARAGSKVTLLQRSIRIMPDAEPELALELEEILGEEVEIHTLAAPRALKRGGDGVVLEATVDGEARTFEGEYIFFATGRVPNTAGLGLENLGVRTDERGFIAVDETMRAGGNVYAAGDVVGEPMLETVAAREGFVAASNALGAGPVEMDYSVVPKVVFTDPQLASVGLTDREASKARRCLCNTVEFSSVPKARILGEERGLIKMVVDNETERILGVHILAHNAAEMIHEAAMIVRNNMTLDDVIETLHVFPTMSEAIKLVALSFKGDVSKMPCCAL; encoded by the coding sequence ATGGGTGAGTACGACTTTGTTATCATCGGCGGCGGTGCCGCCGGTTTTGCCGCGGCCCTGAAGGCTGACGAGCTTGGAGTAAGGACGCTTATGGTCAACAGGGGGCCGATAGGCGGGACGTGCGTAAACGTCGGATGCGTCCCAACGAAATACCTCCTTAGTGCTTTTGAACTTAAGAGGAAGGCACTTTTCAGCCCCTATCCGGGGATGGAGTTCTCCATCGAGAAATTTGACTTCGCCGAGCTGATGGAGGGAAAGGAGAGGCTTGTCAGGAAGCTCAGGAAAGAGAAGTACGAGAAAGTCATTGAGGGCCTCGAAAACGTTGACTACGTTGATGGCTCCGCCAGGTTCACCTCAAGAGACACCGTCAATGTCGATGGAAAGCGGTTCCGCTTCAAAAAGGCCCTCATAGCGACGGGCTCGAAGGCGAGAATAATCCCGCTTAAGGGACTTGAGGCGGTTAGGGAAAGAGTCCTCACCCATGTAGAGGCTCTGAACCTTAGGGAAGTTCCTGACTCCGTGATCGTTATCGGGGGGAGGGCGCAGGCCCTTGAGTTCGCCCAGGTCTTCGCGAGGGCGGGCAGTAAGGTCACACTCCTCCAGAGGAGCATAAGGATAATGCCCGATGCGGAGCCGGAGCTGGCACTGGAGCTTGAGGAGATTTTAGGAGAAGAGGTGGAAATCCACACCCTGGCAGCGCCGAGAGCTCTGAAGAGGGGCGGGGACGGCGTAGTCCTCGAGGCCACCGTTGACGGCGAAGCCAGGACCTTCGAAGGGGAGTACATCTTCTTCGCCACGGGGAGGGTTCCAAACACCGCTGGCCTCGGCCTTGAGAACCTTGGGGTGAGAACGGACGAGCGGGGCTTTATAGCTGTTGACGAAACCATGAGGGCCGGGGGGAACGTTTACGCCGCTGGTGATGTCGTTGGAGAGCCCATGCTTGAAACGGTGGCGGCGAGAGAGGGCTTCGTGGCCGCCTCTAACGCGCTTGGAGCCGGCCCGGTCGAGATGGACTACTCTGTGGTTCCGAAGGTGGTCTTCACCGATCCCCAGCTGGCCAGCGTGGGCCTGACCGACCGGGAGGCCTCAAAGGCAAGAAGGTGTCTCTGCAACACAGTTGAATTTTCGAGCGTCCCGAAGGCAAGGATCCTCGGGGAGGAGCGCGGGCTGATCAAGATGGTGGTGGACAACGAAACCGAGAGGATCCTCGGGGTTCACATCCTGGCCCACAACGCGGCGGAGATGATTCATGAGGCGGCGATGATAGTGAGGAACAATATGACCCTTGACGACGTGATAGAGACCCTCCACGTCTTTCCGACGATGAGCGAGGCGATAAAGCTGGTTGCGCTCTCCTTCAAGGGGGACGTATCAAAAATGCCGTGCTGTGCCCTTTAA
- a CDS encoding YHS domain-containing protein, which produces MPIDPVCGMEVDEGTGFRVEYKGRVYYFCSPGCKAEFEANPEKYVSVGHSHHRMHHMGGCHH; this is translated from the coding sequence ATGCCCATTGACCCAGTCTGTGGAATGGAGGTTGATGAGGGCACTGGTTTTAGGGTCGAGTACAAGGGTAGAGTGTACTACTTCTGCTCTCCAGGGTGTAAGGCTGAGTTCGAGGCGAATCCTGAGAAGTACGTTAGTGTTGGGCACTCCCACCACAGGATGCACCACATGGGCGGCTGCCACCACTGA
- a CDS encoding heavy-metal-associated domain-containing protein, producing the protein MTEVVLKIPNMSCGHCVMRIEKAIKSAGADGRADLETKTAVVDFDPGKTRLEDVIKAIKKYGYEVEVV; encoded by the coding sequence ATGACTGAAGTTGTTTTGAAGATACCCAACATGAGTTGTGGGCACTGTGTCATGAGGATAGAGAAGGCCATAAAGAGTGCTGGGGCTGATGGAAGGGCCGACCTCGAAACCAAAACGGCCGTGGTTGACTTCGACCCCGGAAAAACGAGGCTGGAGGATGTGATTAAAGCCATCAAGAAGTATGGTTACGAGGTGGAGGTGGTGTGA
- a CDS encoding tRNA (N(6)-L-threonylcarbamoyladenosine(37)-C(2))-methylthiotransferase, with protein MRVHVETYGCTRNKADAEIMEALLVRAGYELVEAPEKADYVVVNTCAVKDPTEKHMRERIKELLDSEKRVIVTGCLPHVNPDVIDPRVSGMLGVKSIDRIVEAIEVAESGGKLVSVENWRERSIDKLELPRLWKSGVAFVVPISEGCLNGCTYCATRFARGVLKSYRPELVVKWVKDAIARGYREIQLSSEDTGCYGFDIGTNLAKLLDEITAIEGEFRVRVGMMNPNHAVRILDELVEAYRSEKVYRFLHLPVQSGDNEVLRRMGRTYAVEEFEEIVRAFRRAIPHLNLNTDIIVGFPGESEEAFENTVELVKRVRPDKINVSRYSPRPGTIAAKWKQLPGWKIKERSRLLHRLRLQIAHEINRAYVGRRVEVLVHGEGRKGGVEGRTFNYKDIIIDSGESGEFVKARVRKATATYLLGERERD; from the coding sequence ATGAGAGTCCACGTCGAGACCTACGGATGCACGAGGAACAAGGCTGATGCGGAGATTATGGAGGCCCTCCTGGTTAGGGCGGGCTACGAGCTGGTCGAAGCTCCGGAAAAGGCGGACTACGTCGTGGTCAACACCTGCGCCGTCAAGGACCCCACAGAGAAGCACATGAGGGAGCGGATTAAGGAGCTCCTTGACTCCGAAAAGAGGGTCATCGTGACGGGCTGCCTGCCCCACGTGAACCCCGATGTCATAGATCCACGCGTTTCCGGGATGCTCGGAGTTAAGAGCATTGATAGAATCGTCGAGGCCATAGAGGTTGCCGAGAGCGGTGGAAAGCTGGTTAGTGTTGAGAACTGGAGGGAGAGGAGCATAGACAAGCTCGAGCTCCCGCGCCTCTGGAAGTCGGGCGTTGCCTTCGTCGTCCCGATAAGCGAGGGGTGCCTGAACGGGTGCACCTACTGCGCGACGAGGTTTGCTCGCGGCGTACTCAAGAGCTACAGGCCCGAGCTCGTGGTGAAGTGGGTTAAAGATGCCATAGCGAGGGGTTACAGGGAGATACAGCTCTCCAGTGAGGACACCGGCTGCTACGGCTTCGACATAGGCACCAACTTGGCAAAGCTCCTCGACGAGATAACCGCCATTGAAGGAGAGTTCAGGGTAAGGGTTGGCATGATGAACCCCAACCACGCGGTGAGGATACTCGACGAGCTGGTTGAGGCATACCGGAGCGAGAAGGTCTACAGGTTCCTCCACCTCCCCGTTCAGAGCGGCGATAACGAGGTTTTGAGGAGAATGGGTAGAACCTACGCCGTTGAGGAGTTCGAGGAGATAGTGAGGGCCTTCAGGAGGGCCATCCCCCACCTCAACCTCAACACTGACATCATAGTCGGCTTCCCTGGGGAGAGTGAGGAAGCCTTCGAGAACACTGTTGAACTGGTTAAGAGAGTCCGGCCGGACAAGATAAACGTCTCCCGCTACTCGCCGAGGCCCGGAACGATAGCGGCCAAGTGGAAGCAGCTCCCGGGATGGAAGATCAAGGAGCGGTCGAGGCTGCTGCACAGGCTCCGCCTTCAGATAGCCCACGAAATAAACCGCGCCTACGTGGGGAGAAGGGTGGAAGTTTTAGTGCACGGCGAGGGCAGAAAGGGCGGCGTTGAGGGGAGAACGTTCAACTACAAGGATATAATCATTGACTCGGGCGAGAGTGGGGAGTTCGTGAAGGCGAGGGTGAGGAAGGCAACGGCCACATACCTCCTCGGGGAGCGGGAGAGGGATTGA
- a CDS encoding radical SAM protein translates to MRETPYFSYSVRELPKGCQLCVRGEKLVLFTTGACPRDCFYCPLSPWRREDVVYANERPVERVRDIIEEAKIQEAKGAGVTGGDPLARLDRTVEYIKTLKDSFGERFHVHLYTTGALATKKNLEKLYDAGLDEIRFHPDLFNPNSKLFKVEIENIRNAFDFGWDVGGEIPSIPGQLERMRWYAGFLDKLGAKFLNVNELEFSETNLRAILNRGFKPISDESSAIKGSLELGLELLRWGEENTSLSYHLCTAKLKDAVQLKNRLRRMAKNVARPYMEITEEGTLRFGIAEYEDLNELYEFLVEEAEVPGEWLYINRERGRLEMPEEVAVELADAIEGDVRFFIVEEYPTWDRIEVERIPLP, encoded by the coding sequence ATGAGAGAGACCCCTTATTTTTCCTATTCCGTGAGAGAGCTTCCAAAGGGCTGCCAGCTCTGCGTTAGGGGCGAGAAGCTTGTCCTTTTCACAACGGGGGCATGTCCAAGGGACTGCTTCTACTGCCCTCTCAGCCCGTGGAGGAGGGAGGACGTTGTTTATGCCAACGAGAGGCCCGTTGAGAGGGTAAGAGATATCATCGAGGAGGCCAAAATTCAGGAGGCTAAAGGTGCAGGGGTTACAGGGGGAGACCCTCTCGCCAGGCTCGACAGGACTGTGGAGTACATAAAGACCCTCAAGGACAGCTTCGGGGAGAGGTTCCACGTCCACCTCTACACAACCGGAGCGCTCGCAACGAAGAAGAACCTCGAAAAGCTCTACGACGCCGGTTTAGACGAAATAAGATTCCACCCTGATCTCTTCAACCCGAACTCGAAGCTCTTCAAAGTTGAGATAGAGAACATTCGCAACGCCTTCGACTTCGGCTGGGACGTTGGAGGAGAGATACCCTCCATCCCAGGCCAGCTGGAGAGGATGAGGTGGTACGCCGGGTTCCTGGATAAGCTCGGCGCGAAGTTCCTCAACGTGAACGAGCTTGAGTTCAGCGAGACCAACCTAAGGGCCATACTCAACAGGGGCTTCAAGCCCATAAGCGACGAGAGTTCCGCCATAAAGGGCTCCCTCGAGCTCGGGCTTGAGCTCCTCCGCTGGGGGGAGGAGAACACCTCCCTCAGCTACCACCTGTGCACCGCGAAGCTCAAGGACGCGGTTCAGCTCAAGAACCGCCTGAGGAGGATGGCGAAGAACGTCGCGAGGCCATACATGGAGATAACTGAAGAGGGAACTCTCCGCTTTGGAATAGCGGAGTACGAAGATTTGAATGAGCTCTACGAGTTCCTCGTTGAGGAGGCGGAAGTCCCGGGAGAGTGGCTCTACATCAACCGCGAGAGGGGAAGGCTTGAGATGCCCGAGGAGGTGGCGGTTGAGCTGGCGGATGCGATAGAAGGCGACGTGAGGTTCTTCATAGTGGAGGAGTACCCCACGTGGGACAGAATAGAGGTGGAGAGGATTCCCCTCCCCTGA
- a CDS encoding DUF357 domain-containing protein, which translates to MREITEEKLQKYFQIAREALETLEIAVHEKSLLYPVAKDFLTMARSYYEDARYYYEKGDYVTAFAALNYAHGFIDAGVRLGVFKGEDDRLFAFG; encoded by the coding sequence ATGAGGGAGATAACGGAAGAAAAACTACAGAAGTACTTTCAAATTGCCAGAGAAGCCCTGGAAACCCTCGAAATTGCCGTCCATGAGAAGAGTCTTCTGTACCCCGTTGCGAAAGACTTTTTAACCATGGCCAGAAGCTACTATGAAGACGCCCGGTACTACTACGAAAAGGGCGACTACGTGACGGCTTTCGCGGCTTTGAACTACGCACACGGCTTCATTGACGCAGGGGTAAGGCTTGGAGTGTTTAAGGGCGAAGACGACAGGCTGTTCGCCTTCGGATGA
- a CDS encoding DUF555 domain-containing protein, which produces MGDYVVVLEAPIIVRDVETAEDAINVAVSKVAKALNKEKLDFVRVELGYSQCPVCGNHFESAFVIGNVGLVGIYLTLRVFNAQSVEHAERIAKAVVGKALKKVPLKVFEIKELHDGTDEEGIEINNGEML; this is translated from the coding sequence ATGGGAGACTACGTTGTGGTGTTGGAAGCACCAATCATAGTGAGAGACGTTGAGACGGCTGAGGATGCAATAAACGTGGCCGTTTCAAAGGTTGCAAAGGCTTTGAATAAAGAGAAGCTCGATTTTGTGAGGGTTGAGCTCGGGTACTCCCAGTGCCCGGTCTGCGGGAACCACTTCGAGAGCGCGTTTGTCATAGGGAACGTCGGACTCGTTGGGATTTACCTGACGCTCAGAGTGTTCAACGCCCAGAGCGTTGAGCACGCCGAGAGGATAGCCAAGGCCGTTGTCGGAAAGGCCCTCAAGAAGGTGCCCCTGAAGGTGTTTGAGATTAAAGAACTCCACGACGGAACGGACGAAGAGGGGATAGAGATAAACAACGGGGAGATGCTTTAG
- a CDS encoding EVE domain-containing protein, with translation MTYWLCITNRANWKVIKEKNVWGVPRRHRNTIAKVKLGDKLVIYLKQERENKEVLEPRIVGIFEVISEPYEDSSRIFKAHMPNETYPLRVKIKPAKLGEIDFKPLIPKLKFITNKKRWSGHLMGKSMRQIPEEDYKLIESLL, from the coding sequence ATGACCTACTGGCTCTGCATTACCAACCGTGCGAACTGGAAGGTGATTAAGGAGAAGAACGTCTGGGGCGTGCCGAGGAGGCACAGGAATACCATCGCCAAAGTCAAGCTCGGCGATAAGCTCGTCATCTACCTCAAGCAGGAGCGCGAAAACAAGGAAGTCCTTGAACCCAGAATTGTCGGCATTTTTGAAGTGATAAGCGAGCCTTACGAGGACTCAAGCAGGATTTTCAAGGCTCATATGCCGAACGAGACTTATCCACTCAGGGTGAAGATCAAGCCGGCCAAACTCGGCGAGATTGATTTCAAGCCGCTCATTCCAAAGCTGAAGTTCATCACGAACAAGAAGCGCTGGAGCGGCCACTTGATGGGTAAATCGATGAGGCAAATTCCAGAGGAGGATTACAAGCTCATCGAAAGCCTGCTTTGA
- a CDS encoding restriction endonuclease subunit S, with amino-acid sequence MKEKPLTAFLGKTRKAEKAEKKAEKPKKHEGPWELPEGWRWVRLGDLGKFGYGYTASAIENNTGVKFLRITDIDETGNINWEEVPFCEISKKELEKYRLRIGDLLFARIGATTGKATYIDREINSVFASYLIRLKVKRTDVFPKFVFYFAQTPYYWANVKAEMGDKLRKGINAKELSRILVPLPPLEEQKRIVAKLDEVSKRLEEAKRLAREAREEAENLVASALHEVFSRADKRGWEWVRLGEVAKDMKPGFARNKKHISEDGVPHLRPNNIDVGHLNLEKVVKVKLDEKINIKDYYLQKGDVLFNNTNSFELVGRAALVTEELPWGYSNHITRIRVKEEVILPEWLTVSINYLWMQGYFRSVCTRWVGQAGVNMDTLKKTPIPLPPLEEQKRIVAYLDRISERAQKLVKLYEEREKELERLFPSILDRAFRGEL; translated from the coding sequence ATGAAGGAGAAGCCGCTCACGGCGTTCCTTGGGAAGACGAGAAAGGCAGAAAAGGCCGAGAAGAAGGCGGAAAAGCCGAAGAAGCACGAAGGCCCGTGGGAGCTTCCGGAAGGGTGGAGATGGGTGAGGCTGGGCGATTTAGGGAAGTTTGGGTATGGTTATACTGCATCGGCTATAGAGAACAATACTGGGGTAAAGTTTCTTAGGATAACCGACATTGATGAAACTGGAAACATAAATTGGGAAGAAGTTCCCTTCTGTGAAATTTCCAAAAAGGAGTTAGAGAAATATCGCTTAAGAATTGGGGATTTACTATTCGCAAGAATCGGAGCAACGACAGGCAAGGCAACTTATATTGATCGGGAGATAAATTCTGTTTTTGCTTCATACTTAATCCGACTAAAAGTTAAAAGAACAGATGTGTTCCCCAAGTTTGTGTTTTATTTTGCCCAAACTCCATACTATTGGGCTAATGTCAAAGCGGAGATGGGAGATAAGCTGAGAAAGGGAATAAATGCCAAAGAACTTTCCCGTATCTTAGTTCCCCTCCCACCCCTCGAAGAACAAAAGCGCATCGTGGCGAAGCTCGACGAGGTGAGCAAGAGGCTTGAGGAAGCCAAAAGGCTCGCGAGGGAAGCGAGGGAAGAGGCGGAAAATCTCGTGGCTTCCGCTCTGCACGAGGTCTTCTCGCGGGCGGACAAGAGGGGCTGGGAGTGGGTGAGGCTTGGTGAAGTTGCTAAGGATATGAAACCAGGCTTTGCAAGAAATAAAAAGCACATTAGTGAAGATGGCGTTCCTCACTTGAGGCCAAATAACATTGATGTTGGTCATTTAAATCTAGAGAAGGTTGTAAAGGTTAAGCTTGATGAGAAAATTAACATCAAAGACTACTACCTCCAAAAGGGGGATGTTCTCTTTAACAATACTAACAGCTTTGAGCTTGTAGGTAGAGCGGCGTTAGTAACTGAGGAGCTCCCATGGGGGTACAGCAATCACATAACAAGAATTCGTGTTAAAGAGGAAGTAATTTTGCCCGAGTGGCTTACAGTTTCCATTAATTACCTTTGGATGCAGGGGTATTTTAGAAGTGTATGCACTCGCTGGGTGGGGCAAGCTGGAGTTAATATGGATACCCTCAAAAAGACTCCAATACCCCTCCCGCCCCTCGAAGAACAGAAACGCATAGTAGCTTACCTCGACAGGATCAGCGAGCGCGCGCAGAAGCTTGTAAAGCTCTACGAGGAGAGGGAGAAGGAGCTTGAGAGGCTATTCCCCTCGATACTCGACAGGGCGTTCAGGGGTGAGTTGTGA
- a CDS encoding class I SAM-dependent DNA methyltransferase, whose product MERQALANKIEHIYEIMRAEGLSILDYVEQLSWMLFLKILSDREEERKLTAELKGEKYRPVIKEEYLFHNWPRRFDAPSLKKVKDVRAFYEFISTELWPYLGSLGGSDELNKIGEIFSNVSLKIHDPHNLLEIFQSIEDIRTDEEDTHIMSQLYEETLMLMGREGGAAGEYYTPRPIVRFMVKVVDPEIGETVFDPFCGSGGFLVEAYNHAYEKAKSVEDLKKLEESFYGQELKPQAYLIASMNTLLHGVNAKLTKTDTFSEDLHSPGELYKIILTNPPFGGKIKESNLQNLPVRTRSTELAALQYVMRKVKPGGRVGIVLPDGVLSNVTKSYIKVRKELLERNNVFAVVSLPQGVFANISPKGGTGPKTSLLFFERGKPTREIWYYELVPPNGKNYTRANPIKDEDLSDALDKFEAWRKYLETGDEEWKKKALSENSWVVGIDKIKERDYDLSARNPNRKLTIEYPAPEEIIASLEEKERGISELLNEIKAVLGEKP is encoded by the coding sequence ATGGAAAGGCAGGCTCTTGCGAATAAAATCGAGCACATTTACGAAATAATGCGCGCTGAAGGTTTAAGCATACTGGATTACGTTGAACAGCTCTCGTGGATGCTCTTCCTCAAAATACTGAGCGACAGGGAGGAGGAAAGGAAACTCACCGCAGAGCTGAAGGGGGAAAAGTACCGGCCGGTGATAAAGGAGGAGTACCTCTTCCACAACTGGCCGAGGCGCTTCGATGCCCCCAGTCTAAAAAAGGTAAAGGACGTCAGGGCATTTTACGAGTTCATATCCACCGAACTCTGGCCCTACCTGGGCTCCCTGGGTGGTAGCGACGAGCTCAACAAGATAGGGGAAATATTCTCGAACGTGAGCCTGAAGATACACGACCCCCACAACCTCCTTGAGATATTCCAGAGTATAGAGGACATCAGGACGGATGAGGAGGACACCCACATAATGTCCCAGCTCTACGAGGAGACGCTGATGCTCATGGGGCGCGAGGGTGGAGCGGCCGGAGAGTACTACACGCCGAGGCCCATTGTGAGGTTCATGGTGAAGGTGGTTGATCCGGAGATAGGGGAGACCGTCTTCGATCCCTTCTGCGGCTCCGGCGGCTTCCTCGTGGAGGCCTACAACCACGCCTACGAGAAGGCGAAGAGCGTCGAAGATCTAAAGAAGCTTGAGGAGTCCTTCTACGGCCAGGAGCTGAAGCCCCAAGCTTACCTCATAGCCAGCATGAACACCCTCCTCCACGGTGTTAACGCCAAGCTCACCAAGACCGACACCTTCAGCGAAGACCTGCACAGTCCCGGTGAGCTCTACAAAATCATCCTCACGAACCCGCCTTTTGGTGGAAAGATAAAGGAATCAAACCTCCAGAACCTCCCGGTTAGGACGCGCTCCACGGAGCTTGCAGCTCTTCAATACGTCATGAGAAAGGTGAAGCCGGGGGGAAGGGTCGGGATAGTCCTGCCCGATGGCGTCCTTTCGAACGTTACGAAGTCCTACATCAAGGTCAGGAAGGAGCTCCTCGAGAGGAACAACGTCTTCGCGGTGGTCAGCCTCCCGCAGGGGGTCTTCGCCAACATCTCGCCCAAGGGTGGAACCGGGCCGAAGACTAGTTTGCTCTTCTTCGAGCGCGGTAAGCCCACGAGGGAGATCTGGTACTACGAGCTCGTTCCTCCCAACGGGAAGAACTACACGAGGGCGAACCCGATAAAGGACGAGGACTTAAGCGACGCCCTGGACAAGTTCGAGGCCTGGAGGAAGTACCTTGAAACGGGCGACGAGGAGTGGAAGAAGAAGGCCCTCTCTGAGAACTCGTGGGTTGTGGGCATTGACAAGATAAAGGAGAGGGACTACGATTTAAGCGCGAGGAACCCGAACAGAAAGCTAACCATCGAGTACCCCGCACCAGAGGAAATAATAGCCTCTCTTGAGGAGAAGGAGAGGGGGATAAGCGAGCTCCTGAACGAGATAAAGGCAGTGCTCGGTGAGAAGCCATGA